In Leptospira wolffii serovar Khorat str. Khorat-H2, a genomic segment contains:
- a CDS encoding helix-turn-helix transcriptional regulator — MKEELDKDLDPEIEPREMNPTEYRLLTLLFHFFRFPDGLTLSSLRKIMEGFYDNENKDSDRRKLSRDIEELESLGFHIKYYPQKNGKDFVYVLSKDPLSKSLQFSEEELREISALLLKGFSESPKYELYTAARKIFAGDLSYYPELGDSASDSEEEAGETAFAVLDALKNKVPIRIRYYKNFPEDSYLREVDPIRLIRKRGSDHYLLAYDREDKERKRFILPKIQSVEVLQGDFLYQSRGAKRETEEDLIVHAALFPVHGPKEVQWICKEEGLVKTKLFLSGIEYKEEGNRLSFRSTNLEGLLPFLWRWPEAIETISPPELNELYQNSIKQTYKLYETV; from the coding sequence ATGAAAGAAGAACTAGACAAAGATTTAGACCCGGAAATCGAACCTAGGGAGATGAATCCCACCGAGTATAGACTTCTTACATTATTGTTTCATTTTTTCCGTTTTCCGGACGGGCTGACCTTGAGTTCTCTTCGCAAGATCATGGAAGGCTTTTACGATAACGAGAACAAGGACTCGGATCGCAGAAAACTTTCCAGAGACATCGAGGAATTGGAATCCTTAGGATTTCATATCAAATATTATCCCCAAAAGAACGGAAAGGATTTCGTATATGTTCTCTCCAAGGATCCTCTTTCCAAATCTTTGCAATTCTCGGAAGAGGAGCTAAGAGAGATATCCGCGCTTCTGCTCAAAGGATTTTCCGAATCTCCAAAATACGAATTGTACACTGCCGCTCGAAAAATATTCGCGGGAGATCTGAGTTATTATCCGGAATTGGGAGATTCCGCATCCGATTCGGAGGAAGAAGCGGGAGAAACCGCTTTTGCCGTGCTCGACGCGCTCAAGAACAAGGTGCCTATCCGAATCCGATATTATAAGAATTTTCCCGAAGATTCCTATCTGAGGGAGGTGGACCCGATCCGACTCATCCGAAAGAGAGGCTCGGACCATTACCTACTCGCATACGATAGGGAAGACAAGGAAAGAAAGCGTTTCATTCTGCCCAAGATACAATCGGTGGAGGTCCTACAAGGGGATTTTCTTTACCAGTCCAGGGGAGCCAAGCGGGAAACCGAGGAGGACCTGATCGTTCATGCGGCCTTGTTCCCGGTGCATGGGCCCAAGGAAGTGCAGTGGATTTGCAAGGAAGAGGGGCTTGTCAAAACCAAATTGTTCCTGAGCGGAATCGAATATAAGGAAGAAGGAAATCGACTGTCTTTCCGATCCACGAACCTGGAAGGATTATTACCTTTTCTTTGGCGATGGCCCGAGGCGATAGAGACGATCTCCCCTCCGGAATTGAACGAGCTATATCAAAATTCCATAAAACAGACGTATAAGTTGTACGAAACCGTATAG
- a CDS encoding DegT/DnrJ/EryC1/StrS family aminotransferase has translation MSAETEVLEKPNRKKTDIEYNKPTLSREDLKTVLEALVEDQLSSGSVTHKFEKAFSSTFRTKQVVSANSLTAAYHLALLALEIQPGDKVALSTFAPLAALDAIFLIQAQPAVLDLEKHSFHVCPQELAKSLEDDSIKAVIVDHTFGSLIDFSKYDFKGRPVIEDFSEAVGARTETFTPGKQGKISICGLSVEFLITTGNGALICTDDDSIAKKIRARKDGKEPYARREGQPRLDYDMIDYQAALGIEQLSNLGVILERKRKIAQVYLQSIQGSQVGSHFNDPSTETFNRFVIVAPGNYEQVERYFRSLQIGTRRTVSEPIHHILDLPNSEFPNGERLYQRGHCIPIYPNLTKDNIQRISQAIRRIY, from the coding sequence ATGAGCGCGGAAACAGAAGTTTTAGAGAAACCAAACCGAAAAAAAACGGATATTGAGTACAATAAACCTACCCTCTCCCGGGAAGACTTGAAAACCGTTTTGGAGGCTTTGGTAGAAGACCAACTTTCTTCCGGATCGGTGACTCATAAATTCGAGAAAGCGTTTTCTTCCACTTTTAGGACCAAGCAAGTCGTCTCCGCAAACAGCCTGACTGCGGCTTATCATCTGGCTCTTTTGGCGTTGGAGATCCAACCGGGAGACAAAGTAGCTCTCTCCACTTTCGCTCCTCTCGCCGCTTTAGATGCTATCTTTTTAATCCAGGCCCAGCCCGCCGTTTTGGATCTGGAAAAACATTCCTTTCATGTCTGTCCTCAGGAACTCGCTAAGTCCTTGGAAGACGATTCCATTAAAGCCGTCATAGTGGATCATACCTTCGGTTCCCTGATCGACTTTTCCAAGTACGACTTCAAAGGAAGACCGGTAATCGAAGATTTCTCCGAGGCGGTAGGTGCCCGCACGGAAACCTTCACTCCAGGAAAACAAGGAAAGATTTCCATTTGCGGTCTTTCCGTAGAATTCCTAATTACCACAGGAAACGGGGCTCTGATCTGTACGGACGACGATTCCATCGCCAAAAAGATCCGCGCCCGCAAGGACGGCAAAGAACCTTACGCTCGAAGAGAAGGGCAACCTAGACTGGATTACGATATGATCGATTACCAAGCGGCTCTAGGAATCGAACAGCTCTCTAATTTGGGAGTGATTCTGGAGAGAAAAAGGAAAATCGCGCAGGTCTATCTGCAATCTATCCAAGGTTCCCAGGTAGGTTCTCATTTCAACGATCCTAGTACGGAGACTTTCAATCGCTTCGTAATCGTGGCCCCTGGAAATTACGAGCAGGTTGAGAGATATTTTAGATCCCTGCAAATCGGTACTCGTAGAACCGTTTCAGAACCCATCCATCATATTCTGGATCTTCCGAATTCCGAGTTTCCTAACGGAGAAAGATTGTATCAGAGGGGACATTGCATTCCGATTTATCCTAACCTGACCAAGGATAATATCCAGAGAATTTCCCAAGCGATCCGTAGAATCTACTAA